The following are encoded together in the Tripterygium wilfordii isolate XIE 37 chromosome 3, ASM1340144v1, whole genome shotgun sequence genome:
- the LOC119985173 gene encoding myb family transcription factor PHL7-like isoform X2: MTALWMQSHNLVDQIVGATPKGVLRVMGVPGLTIYHVKSHLQKYRLAKYLPESSADGFKDEKKGSAESLSDMDSSPGVQINEALRMQMEVQKRLHEQLEVQRQLQMRIEAQGKYLQKIIEEQQKLGGVLKASEPLAKEKETASPTEMPPTTPSGVSSPRKKPRLDDDLRDDSCCSPVPTEI; this comes from the exons GGGCAACACCGAAAGGTGTCCTAAGAGTGATGGGTGTCCCTGGACTTACCATTTATCACGTGAAAAGCCATTTACAG AAATATCGCCTTGCAAAATACCTGCCAGAGTCTTCAGCTGATG GTTTCAAAGACGAGAAGAAAGGCTCTGCAGAAAGCCTCTCTGACATGGATTCTTCCCC GGGGGTTCAGATTAATGAAGCATTGAGAATGCAGATGGAGGTCCAGAAGCGTCTACATGAACAACTTGAG GTGCAGAGGCAGTTACAAATGAGGATAGAAGCCCAAGGAAAATACTTGCAGAAGATCATTGAGGAGCAGCAGAAACTAGGTGGGGTGCTAAAAGCTTCTGAGCCACTGGCCAAGGAGAAGGAAACGGCCTCTCCAACTGAGATGCCTCCAACTACCCCATCAGGAGTGTCTTCTCCCCGTAAGAAACCAAGGTTGGATGATGATTTGAGAGATGACAGCTGCTGTTCCCCGGTTCCTACAGAAATCTGA